GTCCCGTCGTTGTTGTTCAGGCTGTGAGGGCCTGCAGGGCTGGCTGGGTCACCTCCTTGCTAGCGGCGGCTCCGACGGCTTGTGCTCGTGCGAGGACGTCGAGTCCGAGGTAGCGGCGCCCTTCGGTCCATTCGTCGTGTTGCTC
This genomic stretch from Streptosporangiales bacterium harbors:
- a CDS encoding IS256 family transposase → EQHDEWTEGRRYLGLDVLARAQAVGAAASKEVTQPALQALTA